In the genome of Streptomyces sp. SAI-127, the window GACCAGGCCGGGGTGGGTGAGCTGGCACGGCGAGAGGTTGACGTTGATCCTCAGGGGACCGTTCTCCCCGTACCGTTCTCGCCATTCACGGGCCTGCCGTACCGACTGCTCCAGGACCCAGCGGCCGAGCGGCACGATCAGCCCGGTGTGCTCGGCGAGCGGGATGAACCGGTCCGGTCCCAGCACGCCGTGCTGCGGATGCAGCCAGCGCACCAGCGCCTCGGCGCCCCGCACACTGCCGTCGCCGAGGTGGACCAGCGGCTGGTACTCGATGAAGAACTCGCCGCGGTCCAGGGCCGCGGGCAGTGCCGTGGTCAGCCCGTGCCGGGTGATGGCGCGGGCGTCGGCCTCCGGGTCGGCCAGCTCGAAGCGGTTGCCGCCCGCCGACTTGGCCCGGTACATGGTGATGTCGGCGCTGCGCAGGACCTCCGCCGGACCCCGCTCGCCCGTGGGGCCCTCGACGATGCCGATGCTGCCGCGCACGGTCAGCTCGCGGCCGTCGATACGGACCGGGGCGAGCAGCACGTTCATGATGCGCGCCGCGAGGTCGTCGACCTCGCTCTCGGTGTCGGGGCCGGTGGTCAGCGCCACGAACTCGTCACCGCCGAGCCGGGCCACCATCTCGCCCGGCGCCGTCGCGCACGACTGGAGCCGGTCGGCGACCTCGACGAGCAGCCGGTCGCCGGCCGCGTGGCCGAGACTGTCGTTGATGGTCTTGAAGCCGTCGAGGTCGAGGTAGCACAGGCCGAACCGCTGGCCCTCGCCCGCGTTCAGCGCCTTCTCCAGGCGCTCGAAGAACAGCGTGCGGTTGGGCAGTCCGGTGAGCGCGTCGTGCGTGGCCTCGTAGCGCAGCCGGAGGTTGAGCAGCCGGCGCTCGGTGGTGTCCTCCATGAGGGCGAGCTGGTACTGCGGGACGCCGTCGGCGTCGCGCAGCAGGGAGACCGTCAGGTTGGTCCACAGGACCGTTCCGTCCGGGCGGTAGAAGGCCTTTTCGAGGTGGTAGTGCTCGCGCTCGCCGCGGACGAGTTCGTCGTAGAGCGTCCAGGTCTGGGGGGCGTCCTCGGGGTGGACCCACTCCTGGACCCTGCGCCCGCGCATCGTCTGGTCGGTGATGCCGAACATGCGCAGCAGCGCGCCGTTGACCTGGAGGACGTTGCCGTCCAGGTCGGCGATGCCGATCCCTATGGCCGCGCCCTCGAACACCGCGCGGAACCGGGCCTCGGTCGCGTGCAGCGCCTGCGCCACCACGCCCTGCGCCTCGAGGGCGGCCTGTGCGATGGCCTCCTGCTCGGCCAGCGTCCGCTCCCGCAGCGCGTGCGCGAACCCGGCGGCCATGGCGTGCTGGAGTCGTGCGGAACGGGACCGCAGGTCCTCGCGGTCGCCGTCGCCGCCGCAGTAGAGCACCAGATAGGCGTCGACGCAGTCCAGGGAGCGGGTCAGCGCCTCCGGATCCGTGCAGTGCGCGTCGACGAGGGCGGCGCCGACCGCCCGGCCCTCGTCCGTGTCGACGACCCTGGCCGCGAGCGCCTCGCTCAACCGGCGGGCCAGCGGCAGCAGTTGTTCCTCGAACTCCGGCCGGGTCGCGGACGTCGACGTCACCGGGAACACGGCCCGGCTCCAGATCGTCGCGAACCGGCGCAGTCTGTCCTCCGGCCCGTCCGGCTCGGCGATCACGCCGTACGCCCCACGCCGGCGAACCCGGAGAAGGCCCACGGATCCTCGTCGTCGGGGTTCCAGGTCGCCGACTCGGGCCGCCACCACGGCGGCGACACCAGTCCCGGTTCCACCATGTCGTACCCCTCGAAGAACCGCGCGATCTCCTCGCGCGAGCGCATGATCAGCGGGTTGCGAATGTCCTTGTACACGTCCACCGCCCCCTCGGCCCGCTCCGGCGGCAGCGGGATTCCCTCGTACGACGCGTGCGTGAGCACCAGCAGGCTGCCGGGCGCGAGTGCGTCGCGCAGCTCCGCCACCGCTCCGTAGGGGTCGTCCGCGTCTTCCACGAAGTGCAGTATGGCAACGAGAAGCAGTGCCACCGGCCGGTTCAGGTCGATCAGTCGCTGAACCTCGGGGCTCGCGAGGATCTCCCGGGGCTTGCGAAGGTCGGCGGCGACGACTCCCGCGTCCGCGTTGCCCTCCAGGACGGCCTGGCTGTGCGCGACGGCCACCGGGTCGTGGTCGACGTAGACGACACGGGCGCCGGGGCGGGCGCTCTGGGCGACCTCGTGGACGTTGCCGAAGGTCGGGATGCCGGAGCCGATGTCCAGGAACTGGGTGATGCCCTCGTCGGCGGCGAACCGCACCGCCCGCCGCAGGAAGGCCCGGTTCGCCTGCATGGTCTTCGGCAGGCCCGGTGCGAACTCCATGACCTTGCGGGCCGCCTCCCGGTCGGCCTCGAAGTTGTGCGAACCGCCCAGGTAGAAGTCGTAGATACGCGAGACACTCGGCACCGAGATGTCGATGCTCCGGGGAGCCCAGGCGGGACGCTCCATGTATCTCTCCAAGGCGTAGACGATCCGGTGTTCGAGCTGAGGCTACTGATCGGCCGCCAATGGAGCGAGCAGAAACGGAAATTGACCGTCCGTTCCCGGTCACTGCCTGCGGCACGTGCCGCTCGGGAACGCTGTGGATTCCCTACGAAACGTAGGCGCCGCACTCCGGAGAGTTCCGGAGCGGGCGCCGACTCGCGGGGAGTTGGGGGAATCACGGCAAACCGGTCCGCCCCCTCCGTGCGGCGCGGAGGGGGCGGACCGGCGGTTCGGGCGGGACCGCCGTCACTTGTCGGAGACGCCGACCATCTCTCCGTTGGGGCGGACGGCGTACCAGGTGCCGCCGACGCCCTGGCCGTTGGTGTCTCCGGCCTTCTTGTCGCCCGCGAAGGTGTAGATGGGCGAGCAGTTGACCGTCTGCTGCTTGGCGCCGTCGGAGCGGGTGAAGCTCATCAGGCCCTTCTTCTGGACGTCCTTGGTGTCGTTCGCCGACACCGGCGCCACGACCGGCCACTTCTCCAGGCAGGCACCGTTGCAGTTGGAGACCGGCTCGGGCCAGGCCTTGTCCTTGGCGAAGCGGTAGACCGTCATGCCGTTCTTGTCGACGACGATCTCGCCCAGGTTGGGGTCGTTGCGCGTGGACAGTCCGGGCAGGCCGGCGACCGACGCCTTCTTGCCCGTGGGCGCCAGCGCGTACCACTTGCCGCCCACGCCCTGGCCGGTCAGATCGCCGGCCTTGGTGTCCTTCGCATAGCGGTAGGCCGGCCAGCCGCCGATGGTCAACTGCTTGCTGCCGTCGGCCCGGGTCACCTCACCGAGCAGCGCCTTGTCGATACCGGCGCCGGCCGAGGCGTCGTTCGCGGGTACCGGCGGCCAGGCCGTCGCGCAGTCGCCGTTGCAGTTCGACTTCGGCGGCTCGGCGGTGTCCTCGTCGAAGCGGTAGAGGCTGAGACCGGCGCTGTCGGTCAGCACGTCCCCGAGCTCGGCGTTCGCGGAAACCTCGAGCTTGCCGGCCGAGGCCGACTGGGCTCCCAGGTTCCCCTGGCCACCGCCCACGGTCGAGCTGGCGCTCGGGCTGGTACCGGTCCCGATACCGGAGCCGACACCGCCATAACCGCCCGCCGCCGCCGTGGCACCGACGTTCTGGCTGCCCACCGACGACGTGCCGCCTTCCTGACCGCACGCCGTCGTCAGCACCAGCACCGCCGCGGCGCTTGCCACGAGTGAGGCGTTCCGCCAGGAGGTCTTCATCGTCAACTCCCCATAATTCAAAAGGGTGTTGCAGCGCCCTGCTGCGCCGCCGCACGACAATGGGTACGCACCGGAGCAGGGGTTGTGTTCAACCGTCCCGCATATTTCTTTTCGGAAGCTGTGACCACACCCGCCCCAGGCCGCACAGATGTACCCCCCGTCGGACGGACGAGCGCACAGAATTCAAACATCGGGCGGCCCTTTGTCCCTCCTTCGGACCAATCTCTTCGCGCCCGCGCGTGTGGTGGCGTAGCAGGCCTCATGATCTCCGTCGTGCATCGACCCGAATCGCCCCAATCCGCCTCCGCCATACGGGTATTGGCCCTGCTGACCTTGACGTGGGCGCTCATCGGCCCCACGGCGGGGGTGGCCGAGGCGGATGCCTGCGCCTACGCCTCTGCCGGCCCCGGCGGCGCGGAGGCGGTGGCGGTCGCCGGAAGCTCCACCTGGCCCACTTTCCCGCCGTGCCCGAAGCCCGAGCCTCCGCCTCCACCCACCCCCACCCCCACACCCACACCCACACCCCCTGAGCCTCCGTGTACACCGACCCCCACTCCCGAGCCCACGCCGACACCGAAGCCGCCGAAGCCGACGCCGACGCCGACCCCCGAGCCGCCGGCTCCCACGCCCCCGCCGGCACCGCCGCCCGCGCCGGCACCGCAACCGGCCACACCGCGGCCGCGGCCCACCCCGCCCCCCGCACCCGCCCCGACCCCGACTCCCACCTCCACCCCGGCGCGGAAGCCGCCGCCCAGCCCGGCCCCGGGCCCCTCCGCGGCCCCGGTGACCTACCCGGCCTACCACCACGCGAAGGCGCCCGACCGGCCCACGCACAGCACGACCTCGCCCGTGATCTACGTCCTGCTCATCACCGCGCCCGCGGTGGTCGCCGTGGCCGCCCTGCGGCCCCGCTAATGCCGATCCTGGAGGCATCCCTTGCCGGAATGGCTTGTTCTCATCCTCGCGATGCTGGCCGCATGCGCCGTGGTGGTCGCCATCACGCTCATCCGCCACAAGGCGGCACCCGTGGACGAGGATCCCAGCGAGACCCCGGACGTCATCGAGTACATGACGATGTGGATCGGGGTGGTGTACGCCATCGTCCTGGGTCTGGCCATCGCGGGCGTCTGGGAGGCCCGCAGCTCCGCCCAGGACCACGTCCAGGCGGAGGCCCAGGCGCTGCACGAGATCTCGGAGCGGGTCCAGGTCTATCCGGCCGACGCCCGTGACCGCATTCGGGACGATGTCAACGCCTATGTCGGACACGTCGTCACCACCGAGTGGAAGGAGATGGCCGACCACCGCCGCATGACCGGGCGCGGCACCGAACTCCTCGACCGGATCCGCACGGACGTCACCTCCTACCAGCCGAAGACCGACTTCGAGGCCCAGGCCTACCAGCCGCTCGTCGACCAGGTGGCGGCCGTGGACCAGGCCCGCAACGCCCGCGCCGACTCGGTCGAGCCCACCATGCCCGGGGTGGTCTGGTTCGGTCTGCTGGGCGGCGGCGTCGTCACCATCGGCATGGTCTTCGCGCTGCAGATCCGGCGTACGGCACGCGAGCTGATCCTGGCCGGCCTGTTCTCCGCACTGATCGCCTTCCTGCTCTTCCTGATCTGGGACTTCGACGCCCCCTACAGCCGGGGCATCACGGCGTCGGCGGAGCCGTTCTTCGCCCTCTTCCCGGACAGCAAGGGCTGACGGCGTCCCACCGCGGGCACATCCGGGGGATGTCCGGCGTCCGACACGCCGTCGGCGTCCCCTGAGCGGCCCACACGCATGCCCCATTCGGAGCGACAACGATCGCGCGGACGTACACCCGTTCCTAGCGTTTCGGTTATCGAGGTGCATTTCTGACACAGGCGGAAAAGATCCGCAGCTGCTCCTCGGGGACCGGAGGAACCACCATGCGCGCGATACGCGTCGCTTCGGCCGCACTCCTGGGCATGGCCGCCCTGTCCTTCTCGGCACCGGCCGCCGTGGCGAAGGACACCGACATCACGCCCTTCGGTTTCAGCGTCCTGCCCTCGACCGTCGCCGCGGGCGGACAGGTGGCCCTCCTGCTGGAACGGAACCACGGCGGCTGCAGGGGCTCCGCGACCGTCACGTCGGAGGTCCTCGACACCGTCATCATCCCGCCGCACAAGAGTTACGCGACGGCCGTCGTCGACTGGGACGCCAGACCCGGTTCGGTGTACCGGGTGACGTTCACCTGCGACGGCGTGAGCGGGTCCACGAGGGTGACCATCGCCGGCGGCCGCCCGGACGGTCCCACACCGGTGCCGCTCCACCCCGACCGGGGCGTGCACGCCGGTGGGGGCGGCAGCATCGCCGGGTTCGACCTCAAGGAGCTCGGCATGGGCGCCGCGCTGATCACGGGGTCGATCGGGGCGGCGTACAACTTCTCCCGCCGTCACGCCGGCGAGGACGAGGCCTGACGGCTCCGCCGGGCGCGCAGACCTCCGCCCCGGTGGTTCCTCTCGGAATCCGGGGCGAAGGCCTGTGCCACGTGCGGTCGGACGTCTCCGAAGGGGGCGGAGATCAGATGTGCTTCTCGGACCGCCGGCGCATCCAGAACACCCCGCCGCCGATGACGGCCAGGGCCACGAGACCGCCGCCGATGGCCATGTCGGTCGGGGTGGCCCCGGCGGAGCTGCTGCCACCGAGACCGCCGCGGACTCCGCCGATGACGGTGAAGGCCGTGGGGTTGATCACGGTGCCGTTGCCGCAGACGACGCTGATGCTGTGCGATCCGGTGGCCGCGTTCCGGTTGACCGTGGCGCGTCCCGTCGCCAGGTTGTTGGCCCCCGTCCTCAGCCTGATGGTCCGGAACGCGTCCGAGCTCGCGGTGGCGTTGCCGGTGCAGTTGTTGACGGTGATGGTCAGTTGTCCGCCCCGGGCGATGACGTTGGGCAGGGCGACGACATTGCTGGGGCTCAGGTTCATGCCGTCCCGCGCGACGGCCGCCGGGGCGGCGAGTCCGAGCACGGCGACCGCGGCGCCGGCGGCCGCCAGGGCACGAGTAGTACGCATGTGAATCCTCCGCGGGAGACGCCCCGGGAACGGTCCCCGGTGTATCGGCGAGAAAACGCCTCCCAGACAGACCCTCAGATGCCGTGCGCGAGCCCGCATTTCGGCACTGGTCCGTATTGGTGAGAGGACACGCCGAACGAAAAGCGCACAATCGGATATCTTCGCAGGTCACGGACCGTCAGAAAATTCCTGTTCACGGCAACTCGGATGGCGCACCAGCCGCGTTCGGTGGCCACCCGTTCGCCTCCGCCCCGTCGCCGGTTTCGCGCGCGGGACTTAGCGTTCTCGTATGCGCGAATGACGTGGCGACGGCCGCGTCGAGAGGGGAAGTCAATGTCTGCGTCCGAGCTGGCCGGGCTGGCCGAAGAGGAGGAGCAGCGGAAGAAGCGCGCTCCCTGGGGCGTGATAGCGCTTGTTCTGCTGACCGGTCTCGCGCTCATTCGGAACGGTTCGGGGGAGTTCGACGTCGGCCCGCCGCAGCCCGCGTCGGCGGCCGCGGCGGACAGCCGGGTGCACGGCTCCGTCTTCGGCAACGCCCCCGCTCCCCTGCCGTACGCCGCGCCCGACCGGGTCTCCATCCCGGCGATCCGGGTCGACGCGCCGATGCTGCCGGTCGGCCTGGACTCGGACGGCTGGGTCGGCGCGCCGCCGCCGGAGGACCCGAATCTGGCCGGCTGGTTCACCGGCGCGGTCTCCCCCGGCGAGAAGGGCACCGCGGGTCGTCGTCGGCCATGTCGACAACAAACAGGGCCCCGCCGTGTTCTACGGACTCGGGGCCCTGAAGAAGGGAAATCGCGTCGAGATCAGGCGCAAGGACGGAAAGACGGCCGTCTTCGAGATCTACGGCATCGAGGTCTTCGAGAAGAACAATTTCCCCGGAGACCGTGTCTACGGCTCCAAGGGGACCCCCGAATTGCGGGTCATCACCTGCGGGGGCGGATTTTCCAAGCACAACGGCTACGACGGCAACGTCGTCGCCTTCGCCCGCCTGGTCGAGGTCCGCTGAGCGTTCCCCGACCCGGCGGGCGCGTTCCGGCTATACGTACTCCCGTCGCGGGACGGTGATGTGATAGCCGGAATCGATGAGTTGCGGCAGATAGGCGCGCAGCGCCCGGACACTCTGGGAGCGGTCGCCCCCGGCGTCGTGCGAGAGCACCACGACGCCGGGGGCGGCGCCGTGCTCCACCGCGCCGACGATGCGGCGGGTGCCCGGGGTGGTCCAGTCGAGCGTGTCCACGGTCCAGGCGAGGGGTTCCATGCCGAGCTCGGCGCCGAGCTGGAAGGCGGCACGGTTCCAGGCGCCGTAGGGAGCTCGGAACCATTCGGGCCGCTCGCCGTAGGCGTCCTCGATGACGTCGCAGGTGCGTTCCATCTCGGAGCGGATGCGGGAGCGGCTGAGCCGGGTGAGCAGGGGGTGGGACCAGGTGTGGTTGCCGACGACGTGTCCCTCGTCGGACATCCGGGCCAGCAGGTCCTGGTTGCCGACCGCCATCTCCCCGCACACGAAGAACATCGCCCGTACGTCGTGCTCGGCCAGCGTGTCCAGGATGTGCGGGGTGTAGCGGGGGTCGGGTCCGTCGTCGAAGCTCAGCACCATGGTCCTGCCGCGTCCGGAGACCTTCAGCAACGGCTCGTGGCGCACCGGCGTCCTGCGGTGGCTGGTGTGCGGCGGCCCGTATCCGGTCAGGGGCTGGAGGCGGTAGGCCGACGACTTGACCGTGCGACGAGCCGGCGGGCCTGCGGCGGGGAGCGCCGGCCCGACCGGCTCCTCGCCGATGACCGACGCGAGCACTCCGGCCGTGCCGGCGGCCCCGACGACGGCGGCGCCGGCCAGCAGGGCCCGGCGCCGGGTGAGCACCGCCGTCGTCGACGACAGCCGTGTGAGCAACTGATCCTTCGTCATGACTCATCAGTCGCCCGGGACAGCTCAGACGCACCACGGCAACACCGGTGCGGCGGCACGAATACACCCGCCCGGCCCAGTGAACAGGGGCGTCCCCGGCGGCATGGCGGAACGTCAGGCCGATGTCGTAGGAGGGCAATCGGCTTCGGCCCCGGCCTCGTCCCCTCCGTCGAGGCCGGGTGCCGAGGGGCGGCGGCGGGCTTCGATGGCGGCCCGCTCGCCGCCCGCCCTTCGGGTGCCCCCTTTCCGAAAAACTTGCGCACCCATGTCGACGGGTCCCCGAACGCCGTCCGGACCTGCGGCTTCCGATAGCCTCACAGCCGTGACGGAACAGCATGCGCACCAGTTCGAGCGGGGCACGGACGGGCCCAAGGTCATCGTCGTCGGTGTGGACGGCTCCGACTCCTCGCTCCGCGCGGCGGCATACGCCGGTGGTCTGGCCCGGCGGCAGCACGCGCTGCTCGCCGTCGTGTACGTCCAGCCGGTGATCGCCTCGGGCGCCGCGCTCGGCGCGCCGGTCGCCGAGACGACCGACGAGATCGCGGAGGACCTGGTCGCCCAGATCCGGCTCGCGACCGAGCAGAACAAGGGGATATTCGATGTGCGCTGGGAGTTCCACACCTTCCGCGGCGACCCCTACAGCGGTCTGACGAAGGCGGCGGACGAGCTCAAGGCCGACGCGGTCGTCGTCGGAGCCTCGGAGCAGGCCGGCCACCGGATCGTCGGTTCCGTCGCGGTGCGGCTGGTCAAGGCGGGGCGGTGGCCGGTGACCGTGGTGCCGTAGGCCCGTTCGATGCGGTTCCTGACCGTGATCCGTTTCGGGTACTCGTCCCTACGGTCGGCGCCGACGGGGCGTCAGAGCGAGCGCAGGAAGTCCCGCACGATCGTGTTGAACTCCTCGGGCCTCTCCAGGTTCGGGAAGTGCGAGGTGCCCTCCACCAGCACCGAGCGGCCGTGCTGAGCGGTGTCGGCGAAGCGTTCCGCGTCGGCGAGCAGGTCCGGTGAGTCGAGCGTGCCGTTGACGGTGAGGACCGGGACGTCGATCTTCGGGACCCGGGCCCAGGTGTCGGTCATGGGCACGTGCCAGTTCCGTTCGCCCGGCGTGTGCTTGGCGATGGTGTGCAGGGCCATCTCGCGCAGGTGGTCGAGGATCCGCGGGTCGGTCTCGTCGGCCTCGCGGAAGGGGCCCGCGACGGACCGGAGGAACACCTTCAGCCAGCCCTCGATGTCGCCCGAGTGCAGGGTCCGCTGGGACTCCGCCACGACCTGTCGGGTCACCTCGTGGGTGTACTGGAAGTCGCTGACCGAGGCCCCGCTCATCACGACCCCCCGGACCAGTTCCGGATACTCGATCGCCGTGTCACCGGCGATGGCCCCACCCATCGAGACGCCTACCAGGACCGCGGGGCCCGCGTCGAGGTGGCGGAGCAGTCCGGCGAGGTCGTCGGCCCAGCGGAAGGGCTTGGTCGCGTTGGCGGTCCAGCCGTGGCCGCGGATGTCGACGGCGATGACGCGGTGGTCGGCGGCGAGGACCGGTGTCTGGGCCTCGAAGAGGCGGTGGTCGACGTAGCCGGCGTGCAGCAGGACCACGGGGTCCCCGGTTCCGGTGTCGAGATAGGCGATGTCCCCGTCGGCGGACGCGAAGTAGCTCAGTTCCGAAGCAGCTGTCATGACAACCAAGGTGTCATCTTCCGGCGACTTTGACAACCCGGTTGTCATGATGAACCGGTGCATGATGAGCGGGTGAACGACATCGACGCCCCGCTTCCCCCGGACGAACTCGGCCACCGCGTCTCCGAGGTGTTCGACCTGATCGGCGCGCTCTACCGACGCGGCCTGCGCAAGCTCGAACAGGGCCAACAGATCGAGGGGGTCTCCGTCGGGGTGCGCTCCGTGCTGGTCCTGCTGCGCAGGTACGGCCCCATGACGGTGCCTCAGATGGCCCGGCTCATGGCGCTGACCCGCCAGTTCGTGCAGCGCATGGTCAACGACGCGGTGGCCGCGGGCCGGGCGGAGGTCACACCGAACCCCGCGCACCAGCGGTCCTCACTGATCCGGATCACGGCCGAGGGCGAGGCCGTCATCGACGCGATCCTCGCCCGCGAGCACGCCCTGAACCGCCAGGTCGGCGGCGATCTGACGGACGCCGAACTGCGGGCCTGCGCGCGCGTCCTGAAGGAGATGCTGCGAACCTTCGACCACGAGGACACCGCCTCCGGCTGACCTACTCCCCCATCGCCAGCCCGTCCTTCGCCGCGCCCCGGCTCAGCACCACCTCCCGGATCCGGTCGCGGACGCCCTCGAGATCGGCGCCCCGCGCGATCGCCTGGTTGAGGTTCACCGCCCGGCCGGCGTCCACGTCGAACATCTGCGGCACGAACTCCGCCTTCGCGACCCGCCAGCGCTCACCCGGCCGGGCGGGCGGGGCGAAGGTGAAGCGGCCGAGGGTGGACTGGTTGCCGCGCGGGTCCTGGGCGCCCTCGTGGTTGAACATCTCGCCGGCGATCTGGTCGCCCATGCCGTAGACGACCCAGGTGCCGTTGACCTTCTCGTACGCCTGCGGGACATGGGCGTGGGTGCCCAGGATCAGGTCGACGTCGGGACGCGCGCCGGTGCGGGCGGCGGTCAGATCGCGCGCCAGGGTCACCTGCTGCTCATCGGGCGCGTCCTGCCATTCGGTGCCCCAGTGCAGCGATACGACGACCACGTCGGCGCCCGCCTTCCGGGCGGCCCGGGCGTCCGCAAGGATCTTCTTCTCGTCCATCAGGCCGACCGCCCAGGGCTGTCCCTTGGGCAGCGGGAAGCCGTTGGTGTCATAGGTGTAGGCGAGGTGGGCGACCTTCGCCGACCCGGCACGCAGGACGGTGACCGTGCGCGCCTCGGCCTCCGTGCGGGCCGACCCGGCGTGCCGTACGCCCGCGCGGTCCAGGGCGTCGAGGGTGCGGCGGATGCCGCCGGAGCCGTCGTCGAGGCTGTGGTTGGAGGCGGTGGAGCAGCCGTCGTAGCCGGTGGCGGCAAGGCCCTGGGCCACCTCGGGCGGTGACTTGAAGGTCGGGTAGCCGGTGTAGTCGCCGTTCGCGCCGTAGACGGTCTCCATGTGACACAGCGCCAGATCGGCGCGGGAGACGACGGAGCGGATTCCGGCCAGCATCGGACGGAAGTCATAGCCCTTCCCGCCGCCGTCGAAGCGGGCCCGGTCGATGATCGAACTGTGCGGCAGGACGTCACCGGAGGCGACGAGTGTGAAGCCGCGCGGTGCGGCGGCGGACGGGGCCGGACGCCCCGGTGTCTCGTGGTCGTGCGCCTGACAGGCGGCACCCCCGGCGAGAAGTGCCGTGAGGGCCAGGGCAACCTGCCGTCTGCGTGCAATCATCAGCTCACCCCACTGTGGTCATATTTGCTGACGAATAGGTATGAGCTTGTCCGTGTCCGCAAACGGTCCGGCCGCCTTCTTGACCCGTCCGGGGTGAACGGGACGCGGAAGGGAGGCGGAAGGGACCGTTCATCGGACCGTTCGTCGACGCGATCGACCGTCCGCCGCAGATCCTTGTGCGTGCCCTGTCCCCCGGCCCCGTGCTGAGGTGCCATACGGCCATGACGGCCGGAACCACCCTCACGAACGGGACGACCGCCGAGCACGAGCTCGCCGC includes:
- a CDS encoding MarR family winged helix-turn-helix transcriptional regulator: MNDIDAPLPPDELGHRVSEVFDLIGALYRRGLRKLEQGQQIEGVSVGVRSVLVLLRRYGPMTVPQMARLMALTRQFVQRMVNDAVAAGRAEVTPNPAHQRSSLIRITAEGEAVIDAILAREHALNRQVGGDLTDAELRACARVLKEMLRTFDHEDTASG
- a CDS encoding CapA family protein; protein product: MIARRRQVALALTALLAGGAACQAHDHETPGRPAPSAAAPRGFTLVASGDVLPHSSIIDRARFDGGGKGYDFRPMLAGIRSVVSRADLALCHMETVYGANGDYTGYPTFKSPPEVAQGLAATGYDGCSTASNHSLDDGSGGIRRTLDALDRAGVRHAGSARTEAEARTVTVLRAGSAKVAHLAYTYDTNGFPLPKGQPWAVGLMDEKKILADARAARKAGADVVVVSLHWGTEWQDAPDEQQVTLARDLTAARTGARPDVDLILGTHAHVPQAYEKVNGTWVVYGMGDQIAGEMFNHEGAQDPRGNQSTLGRFTFAPPARPGERWRVAKAEFVPQMFDVDAGRAVNLNQAIARGADLEGVRDRIREVVLSRGAAKDGLAMGE
- a CDS encoding polysaccharide deacetylase family protein, which encodes MTKDQLLTRLSSTTAVLTRRRALLAGAAVVGAAGTAGVLASVIGEEPVGPALPAAGPPARRTVKSSAYRLQPLTGYGPPHTSHRRTPVRHEPLLKVSGRGRTMVLSFDDGPDPRYTPHILDTLAEHDVRAMFFVCGEMAVGNQDLLARMSDEGHVVGNHTWSHPLLTRLSRSRIRSEMERTCDVIEDAYGERPEWFRAPYGAWNRAAFQLGAELGMEPLAWTVDTLDWTTPGTRRIVGAVEHGAAPGVVVLSHDAGGDRSQSVRALRAYLPQLIDSGYHITVPRREYV
- a CDS encoding SAM-dependent methyltransferase: MERPAWAPRSIDISVPSVSRIYDFYLGGSHNFEADREAARKVMEFAPGLPKTMQANRAFLRRAVRFAADEGITQFLDIGSGIPTFGNVHEVAQSARPGARVVYVDHDPVAVAHSQAVLEGNADAGVVAADLRKPREILASPEVQRLIDLNRPVALLLVAILHFVEDADDPYGAVAELRDALAPGSLLVLTHASYEGIPLPPERAEGAVDVYKDIRNPLIMRSREEIARFFEGYDMVEPGLVSPPWWRPESATWNPDDEDPWAFSGFAGVGRTA
- a CDS encoding SCO0930 family lipoprotein, translating into MKTSWRNASLVASAAAVLVLTTACGQEGGTSSVGSQNVGATAAAGGYGGVGSGIGTGTSPSASSTVGGGQGNLGAQSASAGKLEVSANAELGDVLTDSAGLSLYRFDEDTAEPPKSNCNGDCATAWPPVPANDASAGAGIDKALLGEVTRADGSKQLTIGGWPAYRYAKDTKAGDLTGQGVGGKWYALAPTGKKASVAGLPGLSTRNDPNLGEIVVDKNGMTVYRFAKDKAWPEPVSNCNGACLEKWPVVAPVSANDTKDVQKKGLMSFTRSDGAKQQTVNCSPIYTFAGDKKAGDTNGQGVGGTWYAVRPNGEMVGVSDK
- a CDS encoding universal stress protein — translated: MTEQHAHQFERGTDGPKVIVVGVDGSDSSLRAAAYAGGLARRQHALLAVVYVQPVIASGAALGAPVAETTDEIAEDLVAQIRLATEQNKGIFDVRWEFHTFRGDPYSGLTKAADELKADAVVVGASEQAGHRIVGSVAVRLVKAGRWPVTVVP
- a CDS encoding alpha/beta hydrolase: MTAASELSYFASADGDIAYLDTGTGDPVVLLHAGYVDHRLFEAQTPVLAADHRVIAVDIRGHGWTANATKPFRWADDLAGLLRHLDAGPAVLVGVSMGGAIAGDTAIEYPELVRGVVMSGASVSDFQYTHEVTRQVVAESQRTLHSGDIEGWLKVFLRSVAGPFREADETDPRILDHLREMALHTIAKHTPGERNWHVPMTDTWARVPKIDVPVLTVNGTLDSPDLLADAERFADTAQHGRSVLVEGTSHFPNLERPEEFNTIVRDFLRSL
- a CDS encoding DUF4239 domain-containing protein: MPEWLVLILAMLAACAVVVAITLIRHKAAPVDEDPSETPDVIEYMTMWIGVVYAIVLGLAIAGVWEARSSAQDHVQAEAQALHEISERVQVYPADARDRIRDDVNAYVGHVVTTEWKEMADHRRMTGRGTELLDRIRTDVTSYQPKTDFEAQAYQPLVDQVAAVDQARNARADSVEPTMPGVVWFGLLGGGVVTIGMVFALQIRRTARELILAGLFSALIAFLLFLIWDFDAPYSRGITASAEPFFALFPDSKG